From the Saccharomycodes ludwigii strain NBRC 1722 chromosome I, whole genome shotgun sequence genome, one window contains:
- the TMA23 gene encoding Tma23p (similar to Saccharomyces cerevisiae YMR269W | TMA23 | Translation Machinery Associated): MDGKEYLKSYGWVEGEALQKGGLKKPILVKHKKDKKGLGNLHNHDDGEAWWERLFDGHLKNLDSVANGDKIEFKKKKKDVVASGLSKKQSPLYQWFVKGEGLKGTNGLESTTQDENNDKITVVIVNDNNKKRKMEGDDIIEPNTSKKKIKREKKDKKEKKERKEKKEKKEKKEKKEKKEKKEKKDKKDKKEKKDKKEKNDKKEKKEKKEKKEKKDKKDKKEKKDKKEKNDKKEKKEKKEKKLGQTKREREEKVEK, encoded by the coding sequence GGTCTGAAAAAACCTATATTAGTTAAGCATAAGAAGGATAAAAAGGGTTTGGGTAATTTGCATAATCATGATGACGGTGAAGCATGGTGGGAAAGGTTATTTGATggacatttaaaaaatttggataGTGTAGCCAATGGTGATAAGATAGAgtttaaaaagaagaaaaaagacgTGGTAGCTTCCGGTctttcaaaaaaacaatcGCCTTTATACCAATGGTTTGTTAAAGGAGAAGGTTTAAAGGGTACAAATGGTTTAGAATCAACAACTcaagatgaaaataatgataaaattacTGTGGTGATTgtaaatgataataacaaaaaaagaaaaatggaaGGAGATGATATAATAGAACCTAATACGAGTAAAAAGAAGATAAAGAGGGAAAAGAAGgacaagaaagaaaagaaagaaaggaaggaaaagaaggaaaagaaggaaaagaaagaaaagaaggaaaagaaggaaaagaaagaaaagaaagacaAGAAAgacaagaaagaaaaaaaagacaagaaagaaaagaacgacaagaaggaaaagaaagaaaagaaagaaaagaaagaaaagaaagacaAGAAAgacaagaaagaaaaaaaagacaagaaagaaaagaacgacaagaaggaaaagaaagaaaagaaagaaaagaagctAGGGCAGACTAAGAGGGAAAGGGAAGAGAAGgtagaaaaataa